A single genomic interval of Eurosta solidaginis isolate ZX-2024a chromosome 3, ASM4086904v1, whole genome shotgun sequence harbors:
- the Xpd gene encoding general transcription and DNA repair factor IIH helicase subunit XPD isoform X3: MKLSVDGLLVYFPYEYIYPEQYAYMLELKRTLDAKGHCLLEMPSGTGKTVTLLSLIVAYMIENPDVIRKLIYCSRTVPEIEKVIAELQNLMSYYEKNAPEPTGLLGLVLSSRKNMCIHPDVSREREGKSVDGKCYSLTASHVRERNEVDPENTPVCQYYEGFTLEGKQSMMPAGVYSIDDLKEYGTMRNWCPYFLARFAIAHAHIVVYSYHYLLDPKIAEVVSKEMTKQCCVVFDEAHNIDNVCIDSMSVKINRRTVERSTNALNSLQKIVQDMREDDANRLNEEYQRMVQGLKDAQEQCETDMVMANPVLPADILKEVVPGNIRNADHFLSFLRRFVEYIKTRLRVHHVVQESPAGFLKDISSKICIERKPLRFCAERLASLLRTLEITDMTEFGALILITHFATLVSTYTKGFTIIVEPFDDKTPTVINPILHFSCLDSSIAMAPVFKRFQTVVITSGTLSPMDMYPKILDFDPVIMSSFTMTLARPCLLPMIVSKGNDQVAISSKFETRDDTAVIRNYGQLLVETAKTVPDGIVCFFTSYLYLESVVASWYDQGIVDTLLRYKLLFIETQDAAETSYALMNYVKACDCGRGAVLLAVARGKVSEGVDFDHHYGRAVLMFGIPYVYTQSRILKARLDYLRDQFQIRENDFLTFDAMRHAAQCVGRALRGKTDYGIMIFADKRFSRQDKRSRLPKWIQEHLVDSFCNLSTEEAMQLARRWLRRMAQPFTREDQLGISLLTLEQLENSEKEKLERQAQGKEGVGGEVMEL, translated from the exons ATGAA ATTAAGTGTTGACGGTTTACTGGTTTACTTTCCGTACGAGTACATCTACCCAGAACAATATGCATATATGCTGGAATTGAAACGCACATTGGATGCAAAGGGCCATTGCTTGCTGGAGATGCCTTCGGGTACTGGCAAAACTGTTACACTACTTTCATTAATTGTGGCATATATGATTGAAAATCCGGATGTTATACGCAAATTAATATATTGTTCACGTACAGTAccagaaattgaaaaagtaattGCAGAGCTACAAAATCTTATGTCTTACTATGAGAAGAATGCGCCAGAGCCAACTGGCTTATTAGGACTTGTTTTAAGTTCACGGAAAAATATGTGTATACATCCAGATGTGAGCAGGGAACGGGAAGGTAAATCGGTTGATGGAAAATGTTATAGTTTAACAGCAAGTCATGTACGCGAACGAAATGAAGTCGATCCAGAAAATACGCCAGTAT GCCAATATTATGAAGGTTTCACTTTGGAGGGTAAACAATCAATGATGCCTGCCGGTGTTTATAGCATTGATGATCTCAAAGAATATGGAACTATGCGTAATTGGTGTCCATACTTTTTGGCGCGTTTTGCTATAGCACATGCGCACATTGTTGTTTATAGTTATCATTATTTATTGGATCCAAAAATCGCCGAGGTTGTCTCTAAGGAGATGACTAAACAATGCTGTGTCGTTTTCGATGAGGCTCACAATATTGATAATGTATGCATAGATTCGATGAGCGTGAAGATTAATAGGCGCACGGTGGAGCGAAGTACGAATGCGTTGAATAGTTTGCAAAAAATTGTGCAAGA catgcGCGAAGATGACGCCAATCGATTGAATGAAGAATATCAACGTATGGTGCAGGGTTTGAAGGATGCACAGGAACAATGTGAAACTGATATGGTGATGGCTAATCCTGTACTGCCCGCTGATATACTGAAAG AGGTAGTGCCTGGTAACATTCGTAATGCTGATCATTTTCTCAGCTTTCTGCGTCGTTTTGTAGAATACATCAAAACCCGTTTGCGCGTGCATCATGTAGTACAAGAATCTCCGGCTGGTTTCTTAAAAGATATTTCTTCAAAAATTTGTATTGAGCGTAAGCCATTACGCTTTTGTGCTGAGCGTTTGGCTAGCTTGTTACGTACGCTGGAAATTACTGACATGACGGAGTTTGGCGCTCTTATTTTG ATAACACATTTTGCTACGCTAGTATCCACTTATACAAAGGGTTTCACAATCATTGTAGAACCTTTTGATGATAAAACACCTACAGTTATTAATCCCATATTACACTTTAGTTGCTTGGATTCTTCTATAGCTATGGCGCCAGTATTTAAACGATTTCAAACAGTTGTCATAACATCAGGCACACTATCACCTATGGATATGTATcctaaaattttagattttgatCCTGTCATAATGAGTTCATTCACTATGACGTTAGCACGGCCTTGCTTGCTTCCAATG ATTGTATCTAAAGGCAACGATCAAGTTGCAATCTCATCGAAATTTGAAACACGCGACGATACAGCAGTTATACGCAACTATGGTCAGCTACTGGTGGAGACTGCCAAAACAGTACCCGATGGTATTGTTTGCTTTTTTACTTCCTATCTCTATCTTGAGTCTGTTGTTGCTTCGTGGTATGATCAAGGCATTGTAGATACTTTACTGCGTTACAAGCTGTTATTTATTGAGACACAAGATGCTGCAGAAACGAGTTATGCGCTTATGAACTATGTAAAG GCCTGCGATTGTGGACGCGGTGCGGTATTACTGGCTGTTGCTCGTGGCAAAGTATCTGAAGGCGTTGATTTCGATCACCATTATGGACGCGCCGTACTCATGTTTGGCATTCCATATGTCTACACCCAATCGCGCATACTTAAAGCGCGCCTCGATTATCTACGCGATCAATTTCAAATACGTGAAAATGATTTTCTTACCTTCGATGCTATGCGCCATGCGGCACAATGTGTTGGCCGTGCGCTGCGTGGCAAAACCGATTATGGTATTATGATATTCGCTGATAAACGTTTCTCGCGTCAGGATAAAAGAAGTCGTTTACCAAAATGGATACAAGAACATTTAGTGGATAGTTTTTGCAATTTAAGCACAGAAGAAGCAATGCAATTGGCGCGGCGCTGGTTGCGTCGAATGGCTCAACCATTTACACGAGAAGATCAATTGGGTATATCGTTGTTGACTTTGGAGCAATTGGAAAATTCAGAAAAAGAGAAATTAGAACGGCAGGCGCAAGGCAAAGAAGGTGTGGGCGGTGAAGTTATGGAATTGTAA
- the Xpd gene encoding general transcription and DNA repair factor IIH helicase subunit XPD isoform X2 has protein sequence MKLSVDGLLVYFPYEYIYPEQYAYMLELKRTLDAKGHCLLEMPSGTGKTVTLLSLIVAYMIENPDVIRKLIYCSRTVPEIEKVIAELQNLMSYYEKNAPEPTGLLGLVLSSRKNMCIHPDVSREREGKSVDGKCYSLTASHVRERNEVDPENTPVCQYYEGFTLEGKQSMMPAGVYSIDDLKEYGTMRNWCPYFLARFAIAHAHIVVYSYHYLLDPKIAEVVSKEMTKQCCVVFDEAHNIDNVCIDSMSVKINRRTVERSTNALNSLQKIVQDMREDDANRLNEEYQRMVQGLKDAQEQCETDMVMANPVLPADILKEVVPGNIRNADHFLSFLRRFVEYIKTRLRVHHVVQESPAGFLKDISSKICIERKPLRFCAERLASLLRTLEITDMTEFGALILITHFATLVSTYTKGFTIIVEPFDDKTPTVINPILHFSCLDSSIAMAPVFKRFQTVVITSGTLSPMDMYPKILDFDPVIMSSFTMTLARPCLLPMIVSKGNDQVAISSKFETRDDTAVIRNYGQLLVETAKTVPDGIVCFFTSYLYLESVVASWYDQGIVDTLLRYKLLFIETQDAAETSYALMNYVKACDCGRGAVLLAVARGKVSEGVDFDHHYGRAVLMFGIPYVYTQSRILKARLDYLRDQFQIRENDFLTFDAMRHAAQCVGRALRGKTDYGIMIFADKRFSRQDKRSRLPKWIQEHLVDSFCNLSTEEAMQLARRWLRRMAQPFTREDQLGISLLTLEQLENSEKEKLERQAQGKEEIHKFIDNKMASAVVAFILLEEESCEKVKRKIWRDRSNPIELPVTLHTIA, from the exons ATGAA ATTAAGTGTTGACGGTTTACTGGTTTACTTTCCGTACGAGTACATCTACCCAGAACAATATGCATATATGCTGGAATTGAAACGCACATTGGATGCAAAGGGCCATTGCTTGCTGGAGATGCCTTCGGGTACTGGCAAAACTGTTACACTACTTTCATTAATTGTGGCATATATGATTGAAAATCCGGATGTTATACGCAAATTAATATATTGTTCACGTACAGTAccagaaattgaaaaagtaattGCAGAGCTACAAAATCTTATGTCTTACTATGAGAAGAATGCGCCAGAGCCAACTGGCTTATTAGGACTTGTTTTAAGTTCACGGAAAAATATGTGTATACATCCAGATGTGAGCAGGGAACGGGAAGGTAAATCGGTTGATGGAAAATGTTATAGTTTAACAGCAAGTCATGTACGCGAACGAAATGAAGTCGATCCAGAAAATACGCCAGTAT GCCAATATTATGAAGGTTTCACTTTGGAGGGTAAACAATCAATGATGCCTGCCGGTGTTTATAGCATTGATGATCTCAAAGAATATGGAACTATGCGTAATTGGTGTCCATACTTTTTGGCGCGTTTTGCTATAGCACATGCGCACATTGTTGTTTATAGTTATCATTATTTATTGGATCCAAAAATCGCCGAGGTTGTCTCTAAGGAGATGACTAAACAATGCTGTGTCGTTTTCGATGAGGCTCACAATATTGATAATGTATGCATAGATTCGATGAGCGTGAAGATTAATAGGCGCACGGTGGAGCGAAGTACGAATGCGTTGAATAGTTTGCAAAAAATTGTGCAAGA catgcGCGAAGATGACGCCAATCGATTGAATGAAGAATATCAACGTATGGTGCAGGGTTTGAAGGATGCACAGGAACAATGTGAAACTGATATGGTGATGGCTAATCCTGTACTGCCCGCTGATATACTGAAAG AGGTAGTGCCTGGTAACATTCGTAATGCTGATCATTTTCTCAGCTTTCTGCGTCGTTTTGTAGAATACATCAAAACCCGTTTGCGCGTGCATCATGTAGTACAAGAATCTCCGGCTGGTTTCTTAAAAGATATTTCTTCAAAAATTTGTATTGAGCGTAAGCCATTACGCTTTTGTGCTGAGCGTTTGGCTAGCTTGTTACGTACGCTGGAAATTACTGACATGACGGAGTTTGGCGCTCTTATTTTG ATAACACATTTTGCTACGCTAGTATCCACTTATACAAAGGGTTTCACAATCATTGTAGAACCTTTTGATGATAAAACACCTACAGTTATTAATCCCATATTACACTTTAGTTGCTTGGATTCTTCTATAGCTATGGCGCCAGTATTTAAACGATTTCAAACAGTTGTCATAACATCAGGCACACTATCACCTATGGATATGTATcctaaaattttagattttgatCCTGTCATAATGAGTTCATTCACTATGACGTTAGCACGGCCTTGCTTGCTTCCAATG ATTGTATCTAAAGGCAACGATCAAGTTGCAATCTCATCGAAATTTGAAACACGCGACGATACAGCAGTTATACGCAACTATGGTCAGCTACTGGTGGAGACTGCCAAAACAGTACCCGATGGTATTGTTTGCTTTTTTACTTCCTATCTCTATCTTGAGTCTGTTGTTGCTTCGTGGTATGATCAAGGCATTGTAGATACTTTACTGCGTTACAAGCTGTTATTTATTGAGACACAAGATGCTGCAGAAACGAGTTATGCGCTTATGAACTATGTAAAG GCCTGCGATTGTGGACGCGGTGCGGTATTACTGGCTGTTGCTCGTGGCAAAGTATCTGAAGGCGTTGATTTCGATCACCATTATGGACGCGCCGTACTCATGTTTGGCATTCCATATGTCTACACCCAATCGCGCATACTTAAAGCGCGCCTCGATTATCTACGCGATCAATTTCAAATACGTGAAAATGATTTTCTTACCTTCGATGCTATGCGCCATGCGGCACAATGTGTTGGCCGTGCGCTGCGTGGCAAAACCGATTATGGTATTATGATATTCGCTGATAAACGTTTCTCGCGTCAGGATAAAAGAAGTCGTTTACCAAAATGGATACAAGAACATTTAGTGGATAGTTTTTGCAATTTAAGCACAGAAGAAGCAATGCAATTGGCGCGGCGCTGGTTGCGTCGAATGGCTCAACCATTTACACGAGAAGATCAATTGGGTATATCGTTGTTGACTTTGGAGCAATTGGAAAATTCAGAAAAAGAGAAATTAGAACGGCAGGCGCAAGGCAAAGAAG AAATACACAAATTTATTGACAacaaaatggcatcagcagttgtagcatttatattattggaagaagaaagttgcgagaaggtcaaaaggaaaatttggagagatcgcagcaatccaatTGAGTTGCCAG ttacattgcatactatcgcataa
- the Xpd gene encoding general transcription and DNA repair factor IIH helicase subunit XPD isoform X1, with translation MKLSVDGLLVYFPYEYIYPEQYAYMLELKRTLDAKGHCLLEMPSGTGKTVTLLSLIVAYMIENPDVIRKLIYCSRTVPEIEKVIAELQNLMSYYEKNAPEPTGLLGLVLSSRKNMCIHPDVSREREGKSVDGKCYSLTASHVRERNEVDPENTPVCQYYEGFTLEGKQSMMPAGVYSIDDLKEYGTMRNWCPYFLARFAIAHAHIVVYSYHYLLDPKIAEVVSKEMTKQCCVVFDEAHNIDNVCIDSMSVKINRRTVERSTNALNSLQKIVQDMREDDANRLNEEYQRMVQGLKDAQEQCETDMVMANPVLPADILKEVVPGNIRNADHFLSFLRRFVEYIKTRLRVHHVVQESPAGFLKDISSKICIERKPLRFCAERLASLLRTLEITDMTEFGALILITHFATLVSTYTKGFTIIVEPFDDKTPTVINPILHFSCLDSSIAMAPVFKRFQTVVITSGTLSPMDMYPKILDFDPVIMSSFTMTLARPCLLPMIVSKGNDQVAISSKFETRDDTAVIRNYGQLLVETAKTVPDGIVCFFTSYLYLESVVASWYDQGIVDTLLRYKLLFIETQDAAETSYALMNYVKACDCGRGAVLLAVARGKVSEGVDFDHHYGRAVLMFGIPYVYTQSRILKARLDYLRDQFQIRENDFLTFDAMRHAAQCVGRALRGKTDYGIMIFADKRFSRQDKRSRLPKWIQEHLVDSFCNLSTEEAMQLARRWLRRMAQPFTREDQLGISLLTLEQLENSEKEKLERQAQGKEVGLRRTEIHKFIDNKMASAVVAFILLEEESCEKVKRKIWRDRSNPIELPVTLHTIA, from the exons ATGAA ATTAAGTGTTGACGGTTTACTGGTTTACTTTCCGTACGAGTACATCTACCCAGAACAATATGCATATATGCTGGAATTGAAACGCACATTGGATGCAAAGGGCCATTGCTTGCTGGAGATGCCTTCGGGTACTGGCAAAACTGTTACACTACTTTCATTAATTGTGGCATATATGATTGAAAATCCGGATGTTATACGCAAATTAATATATTGTTCACGTACAGTAccagaaattgaaaaagtaattGCAGAGCTACAAAATCTTATGTCTTACTATGAGAAGAATGCGCCAGAGCCAACTGGCTTATTAGGACTTGTTTTAAGTTCACGGAAAAATATGTGTATACATCCAGATGTGAGCAGGGAACGGGAAGGTAAATCGGTTGATGGAAAATGTTATAGTTTAACAGCAAGTCATGTACGCGAACGAAATGAAGTCGATCCAGAAAATACGCCAGTAT GCCAATATTATGAAGGTTTCACTTTGGAGGGTAAACAATCAATGATGCCTGCCGGTGTTTATAGCATTGATGATCTCAAAGAATATGGAACTATGCGTAATTGGTGTCCATACTTTTTGGCGCGTTTTGCTATAGCACATGCGCACATTGTTGTTTATAGTTATCATTATTTATTGGATCCAAAAATCGCCGAGGTTGTCTCTAAGGAGATGACTAAACAATGCTGTGTCGTTTTCGATGAGGCTCACAATATTGATAATGTATGCATAGATTCGATGAGCGTGAAGATTAATAGGCGCACGGTGGAGCGAAGTACGAATGCGTTGAATAGTTTGCAAAAAATTGTGCAAGA catgcGCGAAGATGACGCCAATCGATTGAATGAAGAATATCAACGTATGGTGCAGGGTTTGAAGGATGCACAGGAACAATGTGAAACTGATATGGTGATGGCTAATCCTGTACTGCCCGCTGATATACTGAAAG AGGTAGTGCCTGGTAACATTCGTAATGCTGATCATTTTCTCAGCTTTCTGCGTCGTTTTGTAGAATACATCAAAACCCGTTTGCGCGTGCATCATGTAGTACAAGAATCTCCGGCTGGTTTCTTAAAAGATATTTCTTCAAAAATTTGTATTGAGCGTAAGCCATTACGCTTTTGTGCTGAGCGTTTGGCTAGCTTGTTACGTACGCTGGAAATTACTGACATGACGGAGTTTGGCGCTCTTATTTTG ATAACACATTTTGCTACGCTAGTATCCACTTATACAAAGGGTTTCACAATCATTGTAGAACCTTTTGATGATAAAACACCTACAGTTATTAATCCCATATTACACTTTAGTTGCTTGGATTCTTCTATAGCTATGGCGCCAGTATTTAAACGATTTCAAACAGTTGTCATAACATCAGGCACACTATCACCTATGGATATGTATcctaaaattttagattttgatCCTGTCATAATGAGTTCATTCACTATGACGTTAGCACGGCCTTGCTTGCTTCCAATG ATTGTATCTAAAGGCAACGATCAAGTTGCAATCTCATCGAAATTTGAAACACGCGACGATACAGCAGTTATACGCAACTATGGTCAGCTACTGGTGGAGACTGCCAAAACAGTACCCGATGGTATTGTTTGCTTTTTTACTTCCTATCTCTATCTTGAGTCTGTTGTTGCTTCGTGGTATGATCAAGGCATTGTAGATACTTTACTGCGTTACAAGCTGTTATTTATTGAGACACAAGATGCTGCAGAAACGAGTTATGCGCTTATGAACTATGTAAAG GCCTGCGATTGTGGACGCGGTGCGGTATTACTGGCTGTTGCTCGTGGCAAAGTATCTGAAGGCGTTGATTTCGATCACCATTATGGACGCGCCGTACTCATGTTTGGCATTCCATATGTCTACACCCAATCGCGCATACTTAAAGCGCGCCTCGATTATCTACGCGATCAATTTCAAATACGTGAAAATGATTTTCTTACCTTCGATGCTATGCGCCATGCGGCACAATGTGTTGGCCGTGCGCTGCGTGGCAAAACCGATTATGGTATTATGATATTCGCTGATAAACGTTTCTCGCGTCAGGATAAAAGAAGTCGTTTACCAAAATGGATACAAGAACATTTAGTGGATAGTTTTTGCAATTTAAGCACAGAAGAAGCAATGCAATTGGCGCGGCGCTGGTTGCGTCGAATGGCTCAACCATTTACACGAGAAGATCAATTGGGTATATCGTTGTTGACTTTGGAGCAATTGGAAAATTCAGAAAAAGAGAAATTAGAACGGCAGGCGCAAGGCAAAGAAG ttggTTTGCGCAGAACAGAAATACACAAATTTATTGACAacaaaatggcatcagcagttgtagcatttatattattggaagaagaaagttgcgagaaggtcaaaaggaaaatttggagagatcgcagcaatccaatTGAGTTGCCAG ttacattgcatactatcgcataa